A window of the Thalassophryne amazonica chromosome 11, fThaAma1.1, whole genome shotgun sequence genome harbors these coding sequences:
- the p2ry10 gene encoding putative P2Y purinoceptor 10 → MALNMSGRYEESLVTSSSQCAHNMTTWDEQMYQLYTYFYLFLFIPGLLLNTFALWVLCRHISKKTKAAIFMINLSLADLAHILSLPLRIYYYFTHTWPFGHSICLFCFYLKFFNMYAAIAFLVCISVQRCVFLLNPFAARRWRQRYDLAISILVWVVVGVACSPFILMRNSTNSSTGVKTQSSVAHSVTYSLVVSTTLPPVDTTLTVRPASSTSKLTCFKDLPIRRLPVSTAITVMALAELFGFLIPLVAISYSSIRITRSLKQRQSEDQQNSTRHNSSAFLRLQSVTSTCQADRQPQKQTNSEKRRALRMVLSCTCLFLFCFAPYHINFLLYMMVSQDILSHCATRLAVQQFHPLSLCLASMSCCLNPLLYYFLTAEFRSHLTKRTFSFTSSAMSSPVSSPSYHPALNRMMSMESSLSDRE, encoded by the exons ATGGCTCTGAACATGTCTGGACGGTATGAGGAGTCGCTGGTGACGTCGTCTTCACAATGCGCCCACAATATGACCACATGGGATGAGCAGATGTACCAGCTGTACACCTACTTCTACCTGTTCCTCTTCATTCCCGGCCTGCTGCTCAACACCTTTGCACTGTGGGTCCTCTGCAGGCACATAAG TAAGAAGACCAAGGCTGCGATCTTCATGATTAACCTGTCGTTAGCAGACCTGGCTCACATCCTTTCTCTGCCACTCAGGATTTATTATTActtcacacacacctggccctttGGCCACAGCATCTGCTTGTTCTGCTTCTACCTGAAATTTTTCAACATGTATGCTGCTATAGCATTCCTG GTGTGTATTAGTGTTCAGAGGTGTGTATTCCTGCTCAATCCATTTGCAGCCCGTCGCTGGAGGCAGCGTTACGACCTGGCAATCAGTATTTTGGTGTGGGTGGTGGTCGGTGTGGCATGCTCACCCTTCATTCTGATGCGGAACAGCACCAATTCCAGCACTGGTGTCAAAACGCAAAGCAGCGTGGCGCACAGTGTGACGTATTCTCTGGTTGTCAGCACCACCCTTCCACCAGTTGACACCACCCTCACCGTCAGGCCTGCAAGCAGCACCTCTAAACTCACCTGTTTTAAGGACTTGCCGATACGTCGCCTGCCCGTCTCCACGGCCATCACCGTGATGGCTCTCGCGGAGCTGTTTGGTTTCTTGATTCCTCTGGTTGCCATTAGTTACAGCTCCATCCGCATCACCCGGTCCCTCAAACAAAGACAGTCTGAGGATCAGCAAAACTCCACCAGGCACAACTCCTCAGCATTCCTGCGTCTTCAGTCAGTCACCTCCACCTGTCAGGCAGACAGACAACCTcaaaagcaaacaaacagtgAGAAGAGGCGTGCACTGCGGATGGTGTTGAGCTGCACCTGCCTCTTCCTCTTCTGTTTTGCCCCCTACCATATCAACTTCCTATTGTACATGATGGTGTCACAGGACATACTGTCTCACTGTGCTACCCGGCTGGCTGTGCAGCAGTTCCACCCGCTATCACTGTGCCTCGCCAGTATGAGCTGCTGCCTCAACCCCCTGCTCTACTACTTTCTGACAGCCGAATTCAGGTCACACCTCACCAAGCGCACTTTCTCCTTCACCTCCTCAGCCATGTCTTCCCCAGTCAGCTCCCCCTCCTACCACCCTGCGCTTAACAGAATGATGAGCATGGAAAGCAGTTTGTCGGACAGAGAGTAG